ACCGCTGAGCCGGACGCTCGCCGGTGCCTGTGTCGCCGGGGCGACGACGGGGTACCCGAAGTGTGTCGGCCGGCGGATCACCCGGCGGGAAAGGGGAGCCCGGACGGTGGTGTCTTCGTGAACACGGCTACCGGCCTGCGAAGCCGGCCGGTCCGGCGGGTGGCGCAGCTGCTTTCCGGGCTGGTGCTCTACGGGATCAGCGACGCGATGGTGGTGGCGGCCGGGCTGGGCGTGGAGCCGTGGGACGCGCTCGCCCAGGGGCTGACCCGCACGGCCGGGCTTAGCATCGGTCTCTGGACCAACCTGATCGGCGCCGCGGTGCTGCTGCTGTGGATCCCGCTGCGGCAGAAGCCGGGCGTGGGCACGCTGTGCAACGTCCTGCTCGTCGGCACCGCGATGGACGTCACCCTGGCGCTGCTGCCGCCGTTCGGGCAGCTGTGGCTGCGCTGGGCCGTGCTGGTCGCGGGCATCGTGCTCAACGGGTTCGCCACCGGCTGCTACCTCGGCGCCCGGGCCGGCGCGGGACCGCGGGACGGGCTGATGACCGGGCTCGCCGAGCGCGGCCACCCGATCTGGGCGGTGCGCTGGGGCATCGAGATCGCGGTGCTGGTGATGGGCTTCCTGCTCGGCGCCACCCTGGGCATCGGGACCGCGCTGTACGCCTGCGCGATCGGGCCACTGGCCCACCTCTTCATGCCGCTGCTCGACATGGAACGCCACCGGGAAAAGTGAGGGCGGCTCAGCCGGCTGCCGCCAGGTGACGACCGGCAGCGAGACGAGCCGCGGCACCGAACTCGCGGAACAGCGCGGTGGAGACCGGGTCCGCGCCCGCGTACCACTCCGGATGCCATTGCACGGCAAGGCAGAACGAGTCCGCCCTCGCCGACGCGGCCTCGACGACGCCGTCGGCGGACACCGCTTCCACGCGCAGGTCCGGCGCGAGGCGGTCGATGGCCTGGTGGTGCAGCGAGTTGACCGAGACGACCGAGGTGCCCAGCAGCCGCCGCAGCACCCCGCCGTCGCGGAGGCGGACCTCGTGGGCGGGCAGGTACTGCCGGTCCCTGGGCTGCGAAAGGTCCTCGCGGTGGTTGCCGTGGGGCAGGTCGCGCAGGGTGCCGCCGAAGGCGACGTTGAGCTCCTGCAGCCCCCGGCAGATGCCCAGCACCGGCAGCCTCGCCCGCACCGCGGCGGGCAGCACCCGCAGCGCGAGTTCGTCGCGGGCCGGGTCCGCCGGCGCGAGCCGGGGCGGACCGCCGTAGCGGGCGGGCTGCACGTCGGTCTGGTGACCGCCGAACACGATGCCGTCGAACCGGCCGAGCAGTTCCGCCAGGTACGGCGCGGGGCCGCCGACGACGGCCACCGCGCAGCCGGAAACCCGTTCCAGGGCCCGGACGTAGACCTCGCGCACCGCGACGTGCGACACCTCGTCGACCGGTTCGGCCGACGCGGCCAGTGCGACCAGCGGCCGGGTCACCGGGCACGCTCCAGCGCTTGGGCGAGGTCTTCGAGCAGGTCGTCCGGGTGTTCCAGGCCCAGCGACAGCCGGACCGAGCCCGGGGTCACGCCCGCCGCGAGCTGGTCGGCGACCGGCAGCTGGGCGTGCGTGGTGGACGCCGGGTGCGTGGCCAGCGACCGGACGTCGCCGATGTTGGTGACGTGCGAGAACAGGCGGAGGGCTTCGATGAACCGGCTGCCCGCCTCCTGCCCGCCGGTGAGCTCGAACTGCACCAGCGGGCCGCCGTTGCCGCCGAGGTAGCGCCGCAGCAGCTCCTCCTGCTCGCCGTCGGCCAGGCTCGGGTGGCTGACCGACGCCACCGACGGGTGCGCGGCGAGGAACCGCGCGACCGCGGCCGCGTTCTCCCCGTGCGCGCGCATCCGCAGCGGCAGCGTCTCGATGCCCTGGATGAGCAGGAAGGCGTTGAACGGGCTCAGGCACGTCCCGAGGTCGCGCACGAGCGTTTCCCGCGCCTTGAGCAGGTAAGGGCTGCGCCCCAGCGCGCTGTCGAGCCCGCCGCCGGCCTCGGTCCACACGACGCCGCCGTGCGCGGGGTCGGGTTCGGTGAGCAGCGGGTGCCGCGCGGCGTGGCGGGTCCAGTCGAAGGTGCCCGCGTCCACGATGAGCCCGCCCAGAGCGCTGCCGTGCCCGCCGATGTACTTCGTCGCCGAGTACACCAGGATGTCCGCGCCGAACTCCAGGGGGCGGCAGACCATCGGGAGCAGCGTGTTGTCCAGCACCAGCGGCACTCCGGCCTCCCGCGCGAGCCCGGCGACGTCTTCGATGGGGAAGATGCGCAGCTTGGGGTTGGGCAGGGTTTCGCCGAAGTAGCAGCGGGTGCGGTCGTCGGTGGCGGCGGCGAAGTTCGCCGGTTTCTCCGGGCTGACGAACCGCGTCTCGATCCCGAACCGGGCGAAAGTGTTGGCCAGCAGGTTCCACGTGCCGCCGTAGAGCTCGTCGGAGCTGACGATGTTGTCCCCGGCCTGGCACAGGTTGAGCAGTGCCACGGTGGTCGCGGCCTGGCCGGAGGAGACGGCCAGCGCCGCGGGCGCGCCGTCGACCGCGGCGATCCGCGCTTCCAGGACGTCGCAGGTGGGGTTGTTGAGGCGGGTGTAGGCGTGCCCGTCCTCGCTGAGGTCGAAGATCCCCGCGGCGGCGCCGGTGTCCGGCAGCTCGTAGGCCGCGGTCTGGTAGATCGGGGTGACCACCGGAGCGGTCGGGCCGGTGCGCAGCTCGGCCCCCGCGTGCATCACCGCCGACTCCGGCCGCCGGTATTTCTTCGGCTCGCTGGCGGGCCTGTCACCGACCGGCATGGGCGTGCTCCTTCGGTTCGGACATGGAGGTGACGATCGCGCCGACCGCGCTGGGCTGGCCCTGCGGCCCCCGGGTGAACAGCCCGCCCAGCACGGCGTCGACCGCGGCGTAGTCCGGATCGGCCAGCCGCACCCGCCTCGCCTTGCCGAGGTTCCAGAACGGTGTGCGCGGGTCCAGGTGGTGTTCCAGGTGGTAGTTGTCGTTGTGGATGCCGGTGAGGAACTTCTCCCAGCCGCGGCTCTTGCGGTTGCGCGTCATGTGCAGGTCCACCCGGGCGTCCCGGACGAGCGGGGTGTGCTCGGACAGCTCGATGTACCAGCCCAGGATCTGGAAGCTCGTCAGGTAGGGCACGAACCAGAACAGCAGCAGTTCGGCCGTCCACCCCTGCGACCAGCACACGCCGGCGACGGCGGCCCAGAACACCCAGAACCCCGCGCGGTCGAACGCCCGCCTGGGGCCGTGGACCGCGGGTGCCTCCTGGCTGCGGCCTTCGCGCAGCACCCGGTACCGGTTGCGCACCAGGTACTTCAGGTAGGCCCAGGTCTGGGTGCCGAACAGCGGCATCAGCACCACCCGGCGGACGTACGCCCGCGGCGAGGCGGCCCGGTAGGCACCCTGTTCGATGAAGAACCGCAGGTCCGGGTCGCGGTCCGGGTCGCCCAGCCGCGGGTGGTGGGTGAACACGTGCGAGATCTTGTACGCGTAGTGCTGCTGGAAGATCGGGTACGCCGTGAGCACGGTGCCGAGCAGCATCCGCACCCGGTGGTCGGCCGCGCCGACGCCGTGGGCGCAGTCGTGCAGGATCGTGGACAGCCCCCGCTGCCGGGCGCCGATGACCAGCACCGCGAGCGGGTAGCACCACCACGAAACGGCGACGCACAACCACACGCAGGCCGCGATCCAGGCGACGTCCTCCAGCCACGCGAGCCCGGCGTGCCAGTTGTCGCTGCGGTTGAGGCGTTTCATCCGGGCCCGCACTTCCGTGGGGAAGCGGTGCGTCCGGTAGCGCTTCCCGTCGTAGGCCCACTCGGTGTCCGACACGGTTCTCCCTGGGTCGAGGTCAGACGAGGGCGGTCAGCGGCACGCCGATGAACGTCGGGTCGAAGCGGCTGACGCCGTCGAGCAGCTCGTCGATCTTGGTCATGACGGCGGAGTCGAGCACGACGTCGGCGGCCTTGACGTTGTCGGAGACCTGCTCGGGGCGCGAAGCGCCGGTGATCGCGGTGGCGACGTTGGGGTTCTGCAGCACCCAGGCGATGGCCAGCTGCGCCATGGTCAGGCCGAGCTGGCCGGCGATCGGGCGCAGCTCCTGCACCTTGCGCAGCACGTCGTCCTGCAGCCAGCGGACCATGTAGCCGCTGCCCTCGCCGTCGGTGGCGCGGGAGCCGGCCGGGGGCTGCTCGCCGGGCAGGTACTTGCCGGTGAGCACGCCCTGGGCCACCGGCGACCAGACGAGCTGGCCCATGCCCTCGCGCTCGCAGGCCGGCACGACCTGGGCCTCGATGACCCGCCACAGCATCGAGTACTGCGTCTGGCTGGCGATCAGCGGGACGCGCAGCTCGCGGGCCAGTGCGGCGGCGCGGGTGATCTGCTCGGCGGTCCACTCCGAGACGCCGACGTAGAGGATCTTGCCCTGCCGCACCAGGTCGGCGAAGGCCAGCATGGTCTCCTCCAGCTCGACCGTGGGGTCGAACTGGTGGGCCTGGTAGAGGTCGAGGTAGTCGGTCCCGAGCCGGCGCAGGGAGCCGTGCGCGGACTCCATGATGTGCTTGCGGCCGAGGCCCTGGTCGTTGGGGCCGCCGGGGCCGGTCGGCCAGTACACCTTGGTGCAGATCTCCAGGCTCTCCCGGCGGTGACCCGACAGCGCGCGCCCCAGCACCTCCTCGGCCCGGGTGTTGGCGTACATGTCGGCGGTGTCGAACGTGGTGATCCCGGCGTCGAGTGCCGCTTCCACGCATTTCCTGGCTTGTTCCTCGGCCACCTGGGACCCGTGGGTGATCCAGTTGCCGTAGGAAATCTTGCTCACTGAGAGGCCGCTGCGGCCCAGTCGACGATGTTCCATGCCTTACGACACTCCAAGGAATTTCCGGCACAGTCAACGTTTAGAACCGGGGAACAAGGTGCCGCCGATGCGGTCATAGAAAATCTTTATGAGGCCATCAGCCGGGCTGTTCTCCGCCTTGCCCCGGCGATTTCCCGATGGCAGCGTGGGGCATCTGTCGGGGGAATCACCGGAATCGCCGCGGAGTCGCCGCGGCTGGAATCCGGTTCGAGGTCGGGAGAACAATGGTCGACAA
This window of the Amycolatopsis balhimycina FH 1894 genome carries:
- a CDS encoding O-acetylhomoserine aminocarboxypropyltransferase/cysteine synthase family protein, whose translation is MPVGDRPASEPKKYRRPESAVMHAGAELRTGPTAPVVTPIYQTAAYELPDTGAAAGIFDLSEDGHAYTRLNNPTCDVLEARIAAVDGAPAALAVSSGQAATTVALLNLCQAGDNIVSSDELYGGTWNLLANTFARFGIETRFVSPEKPANFAAATDDRTRCYFGETLPNPKLRIFPIEDVAGLAREAGVPLVLDNTLLPMVCRPLEFGADILVYSATKYIGGHGSALGGLIVDAGTFDWTRHAARHPLLTEPDPAHGGVVWTEAGGGLDSALGRSPYLLKARETLVRDLGTCLSPFNAFLLIQGIETLPLRMRAHGENAAAVARFLAAHPSVASVSHPSLADGEQEELLRRYLGGNGGPLVQFELTGGQEAGSRFIEALRLFSHVTNIGDVRSLATHPASTTHAQLPVADQLAAGVTPGSVRLSLGLEHPDDLLEDLAQALERAR
- a CDS encoding YczE/YyaS/YitT family protein, whose amino-acid sequence is MNTATGLRSRPVRRVAQLLSGLVLYGISDAMVVAAGLGVEPWDALAQGLTRTAGLSIGLWTNLIGAAVLLLWIPLRQKPGVGTLCNVLLVGTAMDVTLALLPPFGQLWLRWAVLVAGIVLNGFATGCYLGARAGAGPRDGLMTGLAERGHPIWAVRWGIEIAVLVMGFLLGATLGIGTALYACAIGPLAHLFMPLLDMERHREK
- a CDS encoding gamma-glutamyl-gamma-aminobutyrate hydrolase family protein; translation: MTRPLVALAASAEPVDEVSHVAVREVYVRALERVSGCAVAVVGGPAPYLAELLGRFDGIVFGGHQTDVQPARYGGPPRLAPADPARDELALRVLPAAVRARLPVLGICRGLQELNVAFGGTLRDLPHGNHREDLSQPRDRQYLPAHEVRLRDGGVLRRLLGTSVVSVNSLHHQAIDRLAPDLRVEAVSADGVVEAASARADSFCLAVQWHPEWYAGADPVSTALFREFGAAARLAAGRHLAAAG
- a CDS encoding fatty acid desaturase family protein, encoding MSDTEWAYDGKRYRTHRFPTEVRARMKRLNRSDNWHAGLAWLEDVAWIAACVWLCVAVSWWCYPLAVLVIGARQRGLSTILHDCAHGVGAADHRVRMLLGTVLTAYPIFQQHYAYKISHVFTHHPRLGDPDRDPDLRFFIEQGAYRAASPRAYVRRVVLMPLFGTQTWAYLKYLVRNRYRVLREGRSQEAPAVHGPRRAFDRAGFWVFWAAVAGVCWSQGWTAELLLFWFVPYLTSFQILGWYIELSEHTPLVRDARVDLHMTRNRKSRGWEKFLTGIHNDNYHLEHHLDPRTPFWNLGKARRVRLADPDYAAVDAVLGGLFTRGPQGQPSAVGAIVTSMSEPKEHAHAGR
- a CDS encoding aldo/keto reductase family protein, with the translated sequence MEHRRLGRSGLSVSKISYGNWITHGSQVAEEQARKCVEAALDAGITTFDTADMYANTRAEEVLGRALSGHRRESLEICTKVYWPTGPGGPNDQGLGRKHIMESAHGSLRRLGTDYLDLYQAHQFDPTVELEETMLAFADLVRQGKILYVGVSEWTAEQITRAAALARELRVPLIASQTQYSMLWRVIEAQVVPACEREGMGQLVWSPVAQGVLTGKYLPGEQPPAGSRATDGEGSGYMVRWLQDDVLRKVQELRPIAGQLGLTMAQLAIAWVLQNPNVATAITGASRPEQVSDNVKAADVVLDSAVMTKIDELLDGVSRFDPTFIGVPLTALV